One part of the Eleginops maclovinus isolate JMC-PN-2008 ecotype Puerto Natales chromosome 14, JC_Emac_rtc_rv5, whole genome shotgun sequence genome encodes these proteins:
- the LOC134875900 gene encoding putative nuclease HARBI1, which yields MPAYLDDPYDIGAQIVRGSLRRARVFRDRHNPLAYPDDVLHERYRFSAEGIRYLCQLLEADVSNVTRRSQALTIEQMLCLSLRYFASGQYMYSIGDAENLSKNTVCRVIRKVVLALTKLVDAFVVFPGHLPARQIKEGFYAIAGFPRVIGAIDCTHIPISAPLGEHERDFVNRKSKHTINVQMTCDHHYMITSLDARWPGSVHDSRIFRESSLSDRFHQGQFDGILLGDRGYACMKFLITPFPDPQTRQQRSFNHAHSVTRARIEMTFGILKARFACLKVLRVKPDRACQTIAACVVLQNVATIRKERVPPHDPPPPPDITDPITLDHPTGRAVRDAITNQFFQ from the exons ATGCCAGCATACCTGGACGATCCGTACGATATAGGCGCGCAGATTGTGAGGGGCTCTCTTCGGAGGGCGAGGGTATTTAGAGACCGCCACAATCCGCTGGCGTACCCGGACGATGTTCTCCATGAAAGATATAGATTCTCAGCTGAGGGAATTCGTTACCTATGCCAGCTGCTCGAGGCGGACGTCTCTAATGTAACCCGCCGAAGTCAGGCCCTCACAATCgagcaaatgttatgtctttcattgCGCTATTTCGCCAGcggacaatatatgtattccatCGGTGATGCTGAAAACCTGAGTAAGAACACTGTATGCCGGGTGATACGGAAGGTGGTACTTGCTCTCACTAAActggtggatgcatttgttgtattcccTGGCCATTTGCCTGCACGTCAGATAAAAGAAGGGTTCTATGCAATCGCTG GTTTCCCAAGAGTAATTGGAGCCATTGATTGTACGCACATTCCTATCAGTGCACCCCTGGGAGAGCATGAGCGGGATTTTGTGAATAGAAagtccaaacacaccatcaatgtCCAG ATGACATGCGATCACCACTATATGATCACAAGCCTGGATGCAAGGTGGCCAGGGTCAGTCCATGACTCCCGTATATTCAGAGAatcatcactgtctgacagattccaccaag GGCAATTTGATGGAATCCTGCTGGGGGACCGTGGCTACGCATGCATGAAGTTCCTCATCACACCATTTCCTGATCCACAAACAAGGCAACAGAGATCATTTAATCATGCACACAGTGTCACTAGGGCCAGGATCGAAATGACATTTGGCATATTGAAGGCCCGATTCGCCTGCCTGAAGGTCCTTCGGGTCAAGCCAGACAGGGCCTGCCAAACCATAGCAGCATGTGTGGTTCTTCAGAATGTCGCCAcaataaggaaggaaagagtgccCCCTCATgatcctcccccaccccctgataTTACTGATCCAATCACCCTGGATCATCCAACAGGCCGTGCTGTCAGGGATGCCATTACCAACcagtttttccaatga